A portion of the Naumovozyma castellii chromosome 2, complete genome genome contains these proteins:
- the DER1 gene encoding derlin (ancestral locus Anc_8.535) has product MDVAILNIFNDIPIVTKIWTIGSLGMGVLSTTRIIDPTKLLYNYDLVFKKGQYERILYSLFNYGELNWISLLNIFINANHLTLLENSFAVKRRYCWVMFILLCMIISMTSLIQPISSLGVLLHENLVYYQLKKETGMNFRLMGGMNISPSLIPLYMNGVMYFVYKQSFLEVLLNFLPAHFVFYTDVILNRLYDFDLYQTPYDRWINRA; this is encoded by the coding sequence ATGGACGTAGCAATTTTgaacatcttcaatgatatcCCTATAGTAACAAAAATATGGACTATTGGCTCTCTGGGAATGGGTGTATTAAGTACCACACGAATAATTGACCCCACGAAACTGCTTTACAATTATGATTTGGTGTTTAAGAAGGGTCAATATGAACGAATCCTatattctcttttcaattatggtgaattaaattggatttcccttttgaatatatttataaatgCTAATCATTTGACATTGTTGGAAAACTCATTTGCTGTTAAAAGAAGATACTGTTGGGTTATGTTTATCTTACTGTGCATGATAATATCCATGACGAGTCTTATACAGCCCATATCATCCCTCGGTGTGTTATTGCATGAGAATTTAGtatattatcaattaaagaaggaaacCGGGATGAATTTCCGTTTAATGGGTGGGATGAATATTTCTCCTTCATTAATCCCTTTATATATGAATGGTGTGATGTATTTTGTCTACAAACAATCATTTTTAGAAGTATTATTAAACTTCTTACCAGCTCATTTCGTATTTTATACGGATGTTATTCTAAACCGACTTTACGATTTCGATTTATACCAGACACCCTATGATAGATGGATCAATAGGGCG